The Vidua macroura isolate BioBank_ID:100142 chromosome 11, ASM2450914v1, whole genome shotgun sequence genome includes a region encoding these proteins:
- the SPG7 gene encoding paraplegin, which yields MALLLRIGLLRGRCAFWRPPAAAWARPRGCALGGVRGLQSLLAPTLSLPRQGLGGVLTKQLIIRDPVRLWNLLGSTSWFATSSSQGSSQKNGGFKKKSPQEEDEEEKRRRRENQMHLERLRALLVLTFVVLMLRFMIGENREGTNISWNYFVNEMLAKGEVQRIEVVPESDIVEIYLHPGGTPHGQVNVTLLYTMRVANIDKFEEKLRAVEDELNIDEKDRIPISYKHPGFYGNDVLSLIVTLVVLSMLWSIFRLFRVASRAGGFNAFNQLKMARFTIVDGKSGKGIAFKDVAGMHEAKMEVKEFVDYLKNPDRYLQLGAKVPKGALLLGPPGCGKTLLAKAVATEAQVPFLAMAGSEFVEVIGGLGAARVRSLFREAQARAPCIVYIDEIDAVGKKRSTNVSGFANAEEEQTLNQLLVEMDGMGTTDHVIVLASTNRADVLDNALMRPGRLDRHIFIDLPTLQERKEIFEQHLKGLKLIQDGSFYSQHLAELTPGFSGADIANICNEAALHAAREGHKSIDTSNFEYAVERVIAGTAKRSKILSPEERKVVAFHESGHALVGWLLEHTEAVMKVSIAPRTNAALGFAQILPREQYLFTKEQLLERMCMALGGRVAEAITFNKVTTGAQDDLKKVTKIAYSMVKQYGMVPSIGQISFPDPESAPGIGRRPFSQGLLQMMDHEAKILVAQAYRRTEKLLLENRDKLQTLSNALLEKEVINYDDIEALIGPPPHGPKKMIAPQSWLQAERDKQDTREEETPPQPPSHEEEEEPRLRPV from the exons ATGGCGCTGCTGCTGCGGATCGGGCTCCTCCGCGGCCGCTGCGCCTTCTGgcggccgcccgccgccgcctgggcccggccccgcggctgtGCCCTCGGCGGGGTTCGCGGCCTGCAG aGCCTCCTGGCACCAACACTTTCCCTACCACGTCAAGGTCTCGGCGGAGTCCTGACAAAACAACTCATAATCCGAGATCCAGTCAGACTTTGGAATCTCCTGG GTAGCACCTCCTGGTTTGCTACATCCAGCTCTCAGGGGAGTAGCCAGAAGAATGGAGGATTCAAGAAGAAATCTCCACAGGAGGAGGATG AGGAGGAGAAAcgcaggagaagggaaaatcAGATGCACCTGGAACGTTTGCGGGCGCTGCTGGTCCTCACCTTCGTGGTGCTGATGCTTCGCTTCATGATCGGCGAGAACAGGGAAGGGACCAACATCTCCTGGAACTACTTTGTGAACGAGATGCTGGCCAAGGGGGAGGTGCAGAGGATCGAGGTGGTGCCTGAGAGTGACATCGTGGAGATTTATCTGCACCCGGGTGGAACTCCACATGGACAAGTT AACGTGACCCTGCTGTACACCATGCGCGTGGCAAACATCGACAAATTCGAAGAGAAGCTCAGAGCTGTGGAGGATGAGCTGAATATTGATGAGAAAGACAGAATCCCCATTTCCTACAAACACCCAGGCTTTTATGGAAA TGATGTCCTTTCCCTGATAGTGACACTGGTGGTCTTGTCCATGCTGTGGAGCATCTTCCGCCTCTTCAGGGTGGCGAGCAGGGCCGGAGGCTTCAACGCCTTT AACCAGCTGAAGATGGCTCGTTTCACCATTGTGGATGGGAAATCTGGAAAAGGGATTGCCTTCAAGGATGTAGCAGGAATGCATGAGGCAAAAATGGAAGTCAAGGAATTTGTGGACTATTTAAAG AATCCCGATCGCTACCTCCAGCTCGGGGCCAAAGTGCCCAAGGGTGCCTTGTTGCTGGGCCCACCGGGCTGTGGGAAGACTTTGCTGGCCAAGGCTGTGGCTACAGAGGCCCAGGTGCCATTTTTGGCCATGGCAGGCTCCGAGTTCGTGGAGGTGATTGGAG gtctGGGAGCCGCTCGTGTCCGGAGCCTGTTCCGGGAAGCGCAGGCTCGCGCCCCCTGCATCGTCTACATCGACGAGATCGATGCCGTGGGCAAGAAGCGCTCCACCAACGTGTCTGGCTTTGCCAACGCTGAGGAGGAGCAGACCTTAAACCAGCTGCTGGTGGAAATGGACG GAATGGGGACCACGGATCACGTCATAGTGCTGGCTTCCACCAACCGCGCCGATGTCCTGGACAACGCCCTGATGAGACCTGGGAGGCTGGACAGGCACATCTTCATTGATCTCCCAACACTCCAG gagagaaaggagatcTTTGAGCAGCACCTGAAGGGCCTCAAGCTGATCCAGGACGGCAGTTTCTACTCGCAGCACCTGGCAGAGCTGACCCCAGGATTCAGTG GAGCTGACATAGCAAACATCTGCAATGAAGCTGCTCTTCACGCTGCCAGGGAAGGGCACAAATCCATCGATACCTCCAACTTCGAGTACGCCGTGGAAAGAGTCATTGCAG GCACTGCCAAAAGAAGTAAGATCTTGTCACCAGAAGAGAGGAAGGTGGTGGCGTTCCACGAATCCGGGCACGCGCTGGTTGggtggctgctggagcacaCCGAGGCCGTCATGAAG GTGTCCATAGCCCCTCGGACAAACGCGGCACTGGGATTCGCACAGATCCTGCCCCGGGAGCAGTACCTGTTcaccaaggagcagctgctggagaggatGTGCATGGCCCTGGGGGGGAGAGTGGCCGAGGCCATCACCTTTAACAAGGTCACCACAG GAGCACAGGATGACCTGAAGAAGGTGACCAAGATTGCCTACTCCATGGTGAAGCAGTACGGGATGGTGCCCAGCATCGGGCAGATCTCCTTCCCAGACCCTGAGAGTGCCCCTGGCATCGGCCGGCGCCCCTTCAGCCAGGGCCTGCTGCAAATGATGGACCAC GAAGCCAAAATCCTGGTGGCTCAGGCTTACAGGCGCACAGAAAAGCTCTTGCTGGAGAACCGGGACAAGCTGCAAACA CTGTCCAATGCCctcctggagaaggaggtgaTCAACTACGATGACATTGAAGCGCTGATTGGGCCCCCGCCCCACGGGCCCAAGAAGATGATTGCTcctcagagctggctgcaggcagagagggacAAGCAGGACACCAGGGAGGAGGAAACACCTCCCCAGCCACCAAGccacgaggaggaggaggaaccaCGCCTGAGACCAGTGTGA